The Candidatus Limnocylindrales bacterium genome contains a region encoding:
- a CDS encoding inorganic phosphate transporter, with product MVFVVLLALLLALVFDYINGFHDAANSIATVVSTRVLSPKQAVVWAAFFNFVAAFGFGVHVANTIGKGIITPGIVTEYVILAGLIGAITWNLLTWYYGIPSSSSHALIGGFIGAAIIKGGPGVLIWSGLSKILLFIVLSPLIGMILGFSFMVATYWIFRNFSPWMVDTYFRKLQLVSAGLYSLGHGTNDAQKTMGIISILLFSAGWLGDTFYVPFWVVLLSHAAIALGTLAGGWRIVRTMGTKITKLRPVGGFCAETAGAITLIGAATAGIPISTTHTITGAIIGVGATTRLSAVRWGVAREIVWAWILTIPLSALIAGISYFLIEQIRSIF from the coding sequence ATGGTTTTTGTGGTTCTTCTGGCGCTTTTACTGGCATTGGTCTTTGATTACATCAATGGATTTCACGATGCTGCCAACTCTATAGCTACTGTAGTTTCAACGCGTGTCCTATCCCCCAAACAGGCCGTTGTTTGGGCGGCATTTTTTAATTTTGTGGCCGCTTTTGGCTTTGGGGTTCATGTAGCTAACACCATTGGAAAAGGGATTATTACCCCCGGGATTGTAACAGAGTACGTTATTTTAGCCGGGCTTATAGGAGCCATTACGTGGAATTTACTAACCTGGTATTATGGAATACCCAGCAGTTCTTCCCACGCTTTAATCGGAGGATTTATAGGAGCAGCCATAATCAAAGGCGGACCAGGAGTCCTTATCTGGAGCGGGTTATCTAAAATCCTCCTTTTTATTGTGCTATCCCCCCTTATCGGTATGATCTTAGGGTTTAGTTTCATGGTTGCTACTTACTGGATTTTTCGAAACTTTTCACCCTGGATGGTTGATACCTATTTTCGTAAATTGCAACTGGTTTCGGCGGGGTTGTATAGTTTAGGTCATGGAACCAATGATGCCCAGAAGACCATGGGGATTATTTCCATTCTGCTATTCAGCGCCGGATGGTTGGGGGATACTTTCTATGTACCTTTCTGGGTGGTTCTTCTCAGCCATGCAGCCATTGCTTTGGGGACCTTAGCCGGTGGATGGCGAATTGTTCGAACCATGGGAACCAAAATAACCAAATTAAGACCGGTGGGGGGATTTTGTGCAGAAACTGCAGGGGCCATAACCCTCATAGGAGCCGCTACGGCAGGTATTCCCATCAGCACGACCCATACTATAACTGGTGCCATTATCGGTGTAGGAGCCACCACCCGTTTGTCGGCCGTTCGATGGGGAGTAGCCCGGGAA